From the Pomacea canaliculata isolate SZHN2017 linkage group LG4, ASM307304v1, whole genome shotgun sequence genome, one window contains:
- the LOC112561239 gene encoding glycoprotein-N-acetylgalactosamine 3-beta-galactosyltransferase 1-like codes for MRICRRRSHQLVLVAVMIIVVVFVSNNVDYSQSVRYVEKFLINSEGNNKSANVINSSESSDIFRETVDESVADKLKQRVRVLIWVMTSPKTVEKARAVKNTWGSRCDLLLFFSSENNTEIPIIELDVEEGREHLFEKTTQAFDYIYENYFDMADWFMKVDDDTFVVMENLRHFLYDKNASEPVFTGRHFHEPRLNISFESGGAGYVLSKEALRRFGTRESSPPFCTNETIYEDVEMARCLQRLGVSILNSTDNKLRSHFHPYDAESHVIKGLPVDYILYDANSYKVGMDAINEHAITFHYISPQQMHLLYYYTYHFRPFGISYTYS; via the exons ATGCGGATTTGCAGGCGGAGATCACATCAGCTTGTGTTGGTTGCTGTAatgatcatcgtcgtcgtctttgtgTCTAATAACGTCGATtacagtcagtcagtcagataTGTGGAGAAATTCCTTATCAACTCTGAAGGCAACAATAAATCAGCCAACGTCATCAACAGCTCAGAAAGTTCCGACATCTTTCGAGAAACAG tcgACGAGTCCGTTGCTGATAAACTCAAGCAACGTGTCCGAGTGTTAATATGGGTCATGACGTCACCAAAGACTGTGGAGAAGGCACGTGCCGTGAAGAACACCTGGGGAAGCAGGTGCGACCTGCTGCTCTTCTTCAGTTCTGAGAACAACACTGAAATTCCCATCATAGAGTTGGACGTTGAAGAAGGGAGAGAGCATTTGTTCGAGAAGACAACTCAGGCGTTTGACTATATTTACGAGAACTATTTCGATATGGCGGACTGGTTCATGAAG GTTGACGACGACACATTTGTGGTGATGGAAAatttacgtcacttcctgtatGACAAGAATGCAAGCGAGCCTGTATTTACTGGTCGCCATTTTCACGAACCTCGACTTAAtata AGTTTTGAGAGCGGCGGTGCCGGGTATGTGCTGAGCAAAGAAGCTCTCAGACGCTTCGGCACCCGAGAGAGCAGCCCACCCTTCTGCACCAACGAGACGATCTACGAGGACGTGGAGATGGCGAGGTGCCTGCAGCGGCTGGGTGTCAGCATCCTGAACTCCACCGACAACAAGCTGCGCAGCCACTTCCACCCGTATGACGCAgagagtcacgtgatcaaggGCCTGCCTGTGGACTACATTCTGTACGACGCCAACTCCTACAAAGTG GGCATGGACGCCATTAACGAGCACGCCATCACGTTCCACTACATCTCACCTCAGCAGATGCACTTACTCTACTACTACACCTACCACTTCCGGCCTTTTGGAATCTCCTATACGTACAGCTAG
- the LOC112561237 gene encoding glycoprotein-N-acetylgalactosamine 3-beta-galactosyltransferase 1-like encodes MRKIRRNLFSLVVVVTVIVVAKLLTKNVDYSHSVKYIENYFNVFDNNNKSTDIVNSSHVVNNTSTTPFVLKEKANLSVAEVLKQRVRVLIWVMTSPKNLHKARAVKNTWGSRCDLLLFFSSENNTELPTIALDVEEGRKHLFEKTTQAFDYIYENYFDMADWFMKVDDDTFVIVENLRHFLHDKNASEPVYTGRHLIQPKLKINFQSGGAGYVLSKEALRRFATRELSPPVCTNHTTDEDVEMGRCLHRLNVTILNSTDDKLRTRFHPFDMEKHLVKGPPKGFLKYEANPVKLGIDGINEHAISFHYITPEQMFSLYYYVYHVRPFGVSYSYDWSEDLQT; translated from the exons ATGCGGAAAATCAGGCGGAACCTTTTCAGTCTTGTGGTGGTGGTTACAGTGATCGTTGTCGCCAAGCTGCTGACCAAGAACGTCGACTACAGTCATTCAGTCAAATATATTGAGAATTATTTCAACGTCTTCGACAATAACAATAAGTCCACGGATATCGTCAACAGTTCACATGTGGTCAACAACACCAGCACCACACCCTTCGTCCTTAAAGAGAAAG CCAACTTATCCGTTGCTGAAGTACTCAAGCAACGTGTCCGAGTGTTAATATGGGTCATGACCTCTCCAAAGAATTTACATAAGGCACGTGCCGTGAAGAACACCTGGGGAAGCAGGTGCGACCTGCTGCTCTTCTTCAGTTCTGAGAACAACACAGAACTTCCCACCATAGCGCTGGACGTtgaagaagggagaaaacactTGTTCGAGAAGACAACTCAGGCGTTTGACTATATCTATGAGAACTATTTTGACATGGCGGACTGGTTCATGAAG GTTGATGACGACACGTTTGTGATAGTGGAGAacttacgtcacttcctgcatGACAAGAATGCCAGCGAGCCTGTATATACCGGTCGTCACTTAATCCAGCCTAAacttaaaata aaTTTTCAGAGTGGCGGTGCCGGGTACGTGCTGAGCAAAGAAGCCCTCAGACGATTTGCGACAAGGGAGCTCAGTCCACCCGTCTGCACCAACCACACGACTGACGAGGATGTCGAGATGGGGCGCTGCCTCCACCGGCTGAATGTTACCATCCTCAACTCTACAGACGACAAACTGCGCACCCGTTTTCATCCGTTTGACATGGAAAAGCACCTGGTGAAGGGCCCTCCAAAAGGTTTCCTTAAGTACGAGGCCAACCCGGTGAAATTG GGTATCGATGGTATCAACGAGCACGCCATCTCGTTTCACTACATCACACCTGAGCAGATGTTTTCACTCTACTACTACGTCTACCACGTCCGGCCTTTTGGAGTTTCTTATTCGTACGACTGGTCTGAAGACCTACAGACATGA